Proteins from a single region of Xiphophorus maculatus strain JP 163 A chromosome 22, X_maculatus-5.0-male, whole genome shotgun sequence:
- the wdr92 gene encoding WD repeat-containing protein 92 isoform X2, with protein MRCDGKDPNSRVINAYRVEKAKPIKCGTFGASSLQQRHIATGDFDGNLHIWNLEALDVPVYTTKAHKEIVNSIDGVGGLGIGDGAPEIVTGSRDGTVKVWDPRQKDLPVANMEPVEGETKRDCWTVAFGHAFNDQDRCVCAGYDNGDIKLFDLRNMSLRWETNIKNGVCCVEFDRKDINMNKLVATSLEGKFHVFDTRTQHPTKGFASVSEKAHKATIWQVRHLPQNRDIFMTAGGAGNLHLWKYEYPAQRSKKDSDGADVGVAGSVSLLQNATLSTQPIASLDWSPDKQGLCVCSGFDQTVRVLIVTKLNVA; from the exons ATGAGGTGCGATGGAAAGGACCCAAACAGCCGCGTCATCAACGCCTATAGA GTGGAGAAAGCTAAACCCATAAAGTGTGGGACGTTTGGGGCCTCCTCTCTTCAACAAAGACACATAGCAACCGGAGATTTTGATGGAAATCTCCACATATG GAATCTGGAAGCGCTTGATGTGCCGGTGTACACCACAAAGGCCCACAAAGAGATCGTGAACAGCATCGACGGGGTCGGTGGCCTTGGAATTGGCGACGGTGCTCCTGAGATCGTCACAGGAAGTAGAGATG GGACAGTAAAGGTGTGGGATCCCAGGCAGAAGGATTTACCTGTGGCCAACATGGAGCCTGTGGAAGGAGAGACCAAGAGGGACTGCTGGACTGTTGCCTTTG GTCACGCCTTCAACGATCAGGACCGATGTGTGTGTGCCGGCTACGACAACGGCGATATTAAACTCTTCGACTTGCGGAACATGTCACTACGATGGGAAACCAACATTAAAAACGGG GTATGCTGTGTGGAGTTTGACAGGAAGGACATCAACATGAACAAACTGGTGGCCACCTCGCTGGAAGGAAAGTTCCACGTCTTCGACACGAGGACTCAGCACCCCACCAAGGGCTTCGCCTCCGTTTCCGAAAAG GCTCACAAAGCAACCATCTGGCAGGTGAGGCATTTGCCCCAGAACAGAGACATCTTTATGACTGCAGGGGGAGCAGGAAACCTACATCTGTGGAAGTA TGAGTACCCCGCGCAGAGAAGCAAGAAGGACTCTGACGGAGCGGACGTGGGCGTCGCCGGGTCAGTCAGCCTCCTGCAGAACGCCACTCTGTCCACCCAGCCAATCGCCAGCCTGGACTGGAGCCCCGACAAGCAGGGCCTTTGCGTGTGTTCGGGTTTCGACCAGACCGTCCGCGTGCTCATCGTCACCAAACTCAACGTGGCGTAA
- the pno1 gene encoding RNA-binding protein PNO1, translating into MDTEKAPAVDVEATGESKDGAEAFTKVKSKKKNQKRKREQDAVDMDTEESVAIKRPQFPPISGDKLRGPDEMRKIPVPAHRYTPLKENWLKIFTPIVENLQLQVRFNLKTRNVEIKTCKETQEISALTKAADFVKAFILGFQVEDAMALIRLDELFLESFDVTDVKPLKGDHLSRAIGRIAGKGGKTKFTIENVTKTRIVLAETKIHILGSFQNIKMARTAICNLILGSPPSKVYGNIRAVASRTAERF; encoded by the exons ATGGACACCGAAAAAGCTCCTGCTGTAGACGTTGAAGCGACCGGGGAGAGTAAAGATGGAGCAGAGGCGTTTACGAAGGTGAAGTCTAAAAAGAAGAACCAGAAACGTAAACGTGAGCAAGACGCAGTGGACATGGACACAGAGGAGAGCGTGGCCATTAAACGGCCGCAGTTTCCACCGATTTCCGGAGACAAGTTACGG GGACCAGATGAGATGCGTAAGATCCCCGTTCCAGCTCACAGATACACCCCGCTGAAGGAGAACTGGCTAAAGATTTTCACTCCCATCGTAGAGAACCTGCAGCTTCAAGTGCGGTTTAACCTCAAGACCAGGAACGTAGAAATCAAA acgtGCAAAGAGACGCAGGAAATCAGTGCCCTCACGAAAGCGGCAGATTTCGTCAAAGCGTTCATCCTAGGCTTCCAGGTTGAG GATGCCATGGCGCTCATCAGATTAGACGAGCTTTTCCTTGAAAGCTTTGATGTCACAGACG TAAAACCTTTGAAAGGCGACCACTTATCCAGGGCCATCGGAAGAATAGCAGGGAAGGGAGGAAAAACGAAATTCACCATTGAGAATGTGACAAAGACTCGCATCGTTCTGGCAGAGAC GAAAATCCACATTTTAGGTTCTTTTCAGAATATCAAGATGGCCCGAACAGCAATATGTAACCTGATTTTAG GAAGTCCACCTTCAAAGGTTTACGGTAACATCAGAGCGGTGGCCAGCAGGACTGCGGAGAGATTctga
- the wdr92 gene encoding WD repeat-containing protein 92 isoform X1 has translation MSSPLSKPQIIAHIQKSLNYTVFDSKWIPCSAKFVCLGNFARGTGVLQIYEVQHGEAQLIKEVEKAKPIKCGTFGASSLQQRHIATGDFDGNLHIWNLEALDVPVYTTKAHKEIVNSIDGVGGLGIGDGAPEIVTGSRDGTVKVWDPRQKDLPVANMEPVEGETKRDCWTVAFGHAFNDQDRCVCAGYDNGDIKLFDLRNMSLRWETNIKNGVCCVEFDRKDINMNKLVATSLEGKFHVFDTRTQHPTKGFASVSEKAHKATIWQVRHLPQNRDIFMTAGGAGNLHLWKYEYPAQRSKKDSDGADVGVAGSVSLLQNATLSTQPIASLDWSPDKQGLCVCSGFDQTVRVLIVTKLNVA, from the exons ATGTCCTCGCCCCTATCGAAGCCTCAGATTATCGCACACATTCAGAAGAGTCTGAACTACACGGTGTTCGACAGCAAATGGATTCCGTGCAGCGCCAAGTTTGTCTGCTTGGGGAACTTTGCCAGAGGAACAGGGGTGCTCCAAATTTATGAAGTTCAACACGGCGAGGCTCAGCTCATAAAAGAG GTGGAGAAAGCTAAACCCATAAAGTGTGGGACGTTTGGGGCCTCCTCTCTTCAACAAAGACACATAGCAACCGGAGATTTTGATGGAAATCTCCACATATG GAATCTGGAAGCGCTTGATGTGCCGGTGTACACCACAAAGGCCCACAAAGAGATCGTGAACAGCATCGACGGGGTCGGTGGCCTTGGAATTGGCGACGGTGCTCCTGAGATCGTCACAGGAAGTAGAGATG GGACAGTAAAGGTGTGGGATCCCAGGCAGAAGGATTTACCTGTGGCCAACATGGAGCCTGTGGAAGGAGAGACCAAGAGGGACTGCTGGACTGTTGCCTTTG GTCACGCCTTCAACGATCAGGACCGATGTGTGTGTGCCGGCTACGACAACGGCGATATTAAACTCTTCGACTTGCGGAACATGTCACTACGATGGGAAACCAACATTAAAAACGGG GTATGCTGTGTGGAGTTTGACAGGAAGGACATCAACATGAACAAACTGGTGGCCACCTCGCTGGAAGGAAAGTTCCACGTCTTCGACACGAGGACTCAGCACCCCACCAAGGGCTTCGCCTCCGTTTCCGAAAAG GCTCACAAAGCAACCATCTGGCAGGTGAGGCATTTGCCCCAGAACAGAGACATCTTTATGACTGCAGGGGGAGCAGGAAACCTACATCTGTGGAAGTA TGAGTACCCCGCGCAGAGAAGCAAGAAGGACTCTGACGGAGCGGACGTGGGCGTCGCCGGGTCAGTCAGCCTCCTGCAGAACGCCACTCTGTCCACCCAGCCAATCGCCAGCCTGGACTGGAGCCCCGACAAGCAGGGCCTTTGCGTGTGTTCGGGTTTCGACCAGACCGTCCGCGTGCTCATCGTCACCAAACTCAACGTGGCGTAA
- the ppp3r1 gene encoding calcineurin subunit B type 1: protein MGNEASYPLEMCSHFDADEIKRLGKRFKKLDLDNSGSLSVEEFMSLPELQQNPLVQRVIDIFDTDGNGEVDFKEFIEGVSQFSVKGDKEQKLRFAFRIYDMDKDGYISNGELFQVLKMMVGNNLKDTQLQQIVDKTIINADKDGDGRISFEEFCAVVGGLDIHKKMVVDV from the exons TCGATGCTGATGAGATTAAGAGGCTAGGGAAGAGATTTAAGAAACTCGACCTAGATAACTCGGGCTCGCTCAGCGTGGAGGAATTCATGTCTCTGCCGGAGCTGCAACAGAACCCGCTGGTGCAGAGGGTTATCGACATATTTGACACGGACGGGAACGGAGAGGTGGACTTTAAAG agTTTATTGAAGGAGTCTCACAGTTCAGCGTCAAGGGAGACAAAGAACAGAAACTCCGAT TCGCTTTCAGGATTTACGACATGGACAAGGACGGCTACATCTCCAACGGCGAGCTCTTCCAGGTGCTGAAGATGATGGTGGGCAACAACTTAAAGGACACGCAGCTCCAGCAGATCGTGGACAAGACCATTATAAACGCAGACAAGGACGGAGACGGCAGGATATCCTTCGAAGAGTTCTGTGCA GTGGTCGGCGGCCTCGATATACACAAAAAGATGGTGGTGGACGTGTGA